From Lysinibacillus sp. SGAir0095, the proteins below share one genomic window:
- a CDS encoding glycosyltransferase family 2 protein: protein MTKDDRLNKYAVIIAARNEELVIGELIKSIRKQNYSQDYIDIFVIADNCTDQTAKVAREAGAIVRERFNKNKIGKGYALDFMFQIINSEFASKKYNGYFIFDADNLLDENYIMEMNRTFNQGYRVVTSYRNSKNFDQNWITSGYAIWFLHEAEYLNLPRMKLNASCAISGTGFLVHSDLIKKNGGWIYHLLTEDIEFSISQILEGVKIGYCPNAIFYDEQPITFRQSWHQRLRWAKGFYQVLTRYGKDLMRSMFRRKQNSFSCFDMTMTVMPAIILTNISILINGLFFLAVAMGIFEGESIKDTAILMLRSFGLYYLVMLCMAIMTVMTEWKRIHCAGWKKVAYSFTFPFFMLTYIPISIVALFKEVEWKQIPHTVVKSIDDVQ from the coding sequence GTGACGAAAGATGATCGGTTAAACAAATACGCAGTAATAATCGCAGCAAGAAATGAAGAACTAGTTATAGGAGAGTTGATAAAAAGTATTCGAAAACAAAACTACTCTCAAGATTATATTGATATTTTTGTTATAGCGGATAATTGTACCGATCAAACAGCTAAAGTAGCGAGAGAAGCTGGAGCAATTGTTCGTGAACGTTTTAACAAAAATAAAATTGGTAAAGGCTATGCCCTAGATTTTATGTTTCAAATTATTAATAGTGAATTTGCATCGAAAAAATACAATGGCTATTTTATATTTGATGCGGATAATTTACTTGATGAGAATTATATTATGGAGATGAATCGAACATTCAATCAAGGCTATCGAGTAGTAACAAGCTATCGAAATTCCAAAAACTTCGATCAAAATTGGATTACCTCTGGATATGCTATTTGGTTTTTGCATGAAGCAGAATATTTAAATCTCCCAAGAATGAAATTAAATGCAAGCTGCGCCATTTCTGGAACAGGCTTTCTTGTGCATTCGGATTTAATAAAAAAGAATGGTGGCTGGATTTATCATCTCCTAACGGAAGATATCGAATTCTCAATTTCTCAAATTCTAGAGGGAGTAAAGATTGGCTATTGTCCTAATGCGATTTTTTATGATGAACAACCGATCACCTTTAGACAATCCTGGCATCAAAGATTACGGTGGGCGAAAGGTTTCTATCAAGTACTAACCAGGTACGGGAAAGATTTAATGCGAAGTATGTTTAGACGTAAGCAAAACAGCTTTTCCTGCTTTGATATGACGATGACCGTCATGCCTGCAATCATTCTTACTAATATCTCTATACTAATCAATGGTTTATTTTTTTTAGCTGTAGCGATGGGTATATTTGAAGGAGAAAGCATAAAAGACACTGCCATCCTCATGCTTAGATCATTTGGATTGTACTATCTTGTCATGCTGTGTATGGCTATTATGACTGTAATGACAGAATGGAAGAGAATTCATTGTGCAGGATGGAAGAAGGTTGCCTACTCTTTTACGTTTCCATTCTTCATGCTGACCTATATTCCCATTTCAATCGTTGCCTTATTTAAAGAAGTAGAGTGGAAACAAATTCCACACACAGTAGTAAAATCGATAGATGATGTTCAGTAA
- a CDS encoding adenine phosphoribosyltransferase codes for MDLTQYVTTVENWPKEGISFKDITTIMDNGPAFKYAADKIVEFAKEVGAEVIVGPEARGFIIGCPVAYALEIGFAPVRKEGKLPREVVRVEYGLEYGHDVLTMHKDAIKPGQKVLIVDDLLATGGTVDATIQLIEKLGGVVAGCAFIIELKDLDGREKIGNYPVKTLIQY; via the coding sequence ATGGATTTAACACAATATGTAACAACTGTAGAAAACTGGCCAAAAGAAGGCATTAGCTTCAAGGATATTACAACGATTATGGATAATGGGCCTGCTTTTAAATATGCAGCAGACAAAATTGTCGAGTTCGCAAAAGAAGTAGGGGCTGAAGTGATTGTTGGTCCTGAAGCACGCGGTTTCATCATTGGATGTCCAGTAGCCTATGCACTTGAAATAGGTTTTGCACCGGTTCGTAAAGAGGGGAAACTACCTCGTGAGGTTGTACGTGTAGAATATGGCTTAGAATATGGACATGATGTACTAACAATGCATAAGGATGCGATCAAACCAGGACAAAAAGTATTAATCGTAGACGACCTATTAGCAACTGGGGGTACAGTCGATGCTACAATCCAGTTAATTGAAAAATTAGGTGGTGTAGTTGCAGGTTGTGCATTTATCATTGAATTAAAAGACTTAGATGGGCGCGAAAAAATTGGAAACTATCCAGTAAAAACATTAATCCAATACTAA